The following are from one region of the Paenibacillus sp. JZ16 genome:
- a CDS encoding helix-turn-helix transcriptional regulator — MEKVERLISIIMILLKKDIVSTKEFAQLFNVSKRTILRDMETLSLSNIPIYSVHGIHGGYGIMDEYKVDKRLLSSSDLENILTALGGLEQILISEEVEVTIKKIEAMVHPTSLKGSVRLSFYDWEGRSEVLQTLKTCQESISGNKIISFDYIDKNGMITNRIVEPYQLHYSETSWYLKGFCLHRQSYRAFKLSRIDNLNMNEETFKPRDYALEQETTRYQPRLVAIKALISPSIKDQFIERYGRKSISNYNSEYFLATIYVPQNHIGFQFLAGFGTNLEIVEPESYVEEFRKYLYKMVEKYSYLEN, encoded by the coding sequence ATGGAGAAGGTTGAAAGATTAATATCGATTATCATGATACTGCTAAAAAAAGATATCGTTTCAACAAAAGAATTCGCACAATTATTTAACGTTTCCAAAAGAACGATTCTTCGCGATATGGAAACACTGAGTTTATCCAACATCCCCATCTATTCTGTTCATGGAATTCATGGCGGATACGGTATTATGGATGAATACAAGGTGGATAAACGTCTTTTAAGCAGCTCCGACTTAGAGAATATATTGACTGCGCTCGGCGGATTGGAACAAATTCTAATTAGCGAAGAAGTTGAAGTAACCATTAAAAAAATAGAAGCCATGGTTCACCCCACGTCACTGAAAGGTTCAGTCCGACTGTCATTTTATGATTGGGAGGGTCGGTCCGAGGTTCTTCAAACCTTGAAGACATGCCAGGAATCGATCTCAGGGAATAAAATAATTTCATTTGATTATATAGATAAAAATGGCATGATAACGAATCGAATCGTCGAGCCGTATCAGCTTCATTATAGCGAGACGAGTTGGTATTTGAAGGGATTCTGTTTACATCGTCAGAGCTATAGAGCATTTAAATTATCCAGGATCGATAATCTCAATATGAATGAAGAAACCTTTAAACCGAGAGATTATGCATTAGAACAAGAAACAACCCGTTATCAACCGCGACTTGTCGCTATAAAGGCATTGATTTCGCCAAGCATAAAAGATCAATTCATTGAAAGGTACGGTCGAAAGAGTATTTCAAACTATAATTCTGAATATTTCTTGGCAACCATTTATGTACCTCAAAACCATATTGGATTTCAATTTTTAGCAGGTTTCGGCACGAATCTGGAAATCGTAGAACCTGAATCATACGTGGAAGAGTTTCGAAAGTATTTATATAAAATGGTGGAGAAATATTCTTATTTGGAAAATTAG
- a CDS encoding DUF4358 domain-containing protein — protein sequence MKKQWSGKRSFYPVMLAFIVVIGVLSGCAGKDDKTSEQLTATEIGKSIEQAVSLKDMKKQDLNKLQKLYKMDADSMDDFILYTSTSNVKADELAIIKLKDESQAESVKVNMEQRIEAQKMKFKDYRPDEYFLVDNHVLKTKGRFIFFAVSKDAESMERMFDSAF from the coding sequence ATGAAGAAACAATGGAGCGGGAAAAGGAGTTTTTACCCCGTTATGCTTGCATTCATCGTCGTAATTGGCGTATTGTCCGGTTGCGCAGGCAAGGATGACAAGACTTCAGAACAATTGACTGCCACCGAAATCGGAAAAAGTATCGAGCAGGCAGTTAGCCTAAAAGACATGAAAAAGCAGGATCTGAATAAGCTGCAGAAATTGTACAAGATGGATGCAGACAGCATGGATGATTTTATTCTTTATACGTCTACATCGAATGTAAAAGCTGATGAATTGGCCATTATCAAGCTGAAGGATGAGAGTCAGGCAGAAAGCGTCAAAGTGAATATGGAGCAACGAATCGAAGCACAGAAAATGAAATTCAAGGACTATCGCCCCGATGAATATTTTCTGGTCGATAATCACGTGTTAAAGACGAAGGGGCGATTTATTTTCTTCGCGGTTTCTAAAGACGCCGAATCAATGGAACGCATGTTTGACAGTGCTTTTTAA